In Humulus lupulus chromosome 6, drHumLupu1.1, whole genome shotgun sequence, a single genomic region encodes these proteins:
- the LOC133784586 gene encoding F-box protein FBW2-like, which produces MDDLLDLDDSYYVYTVIEDLDEFRTADVIKSMHFPLLLEMLVRKNSGQVHSLSCGGLLNAQILSLVADHAQSLRTLKMPGTNLSKDSTIFETVLAVRLSSFLVHLDISKCYGIGASAIRAIGYNCKNLARLDMNFIMTNNGTSDEEAFAVASTMPKLKHLEISHLTIFNEGVLNILNSCTQLQYLDISGCSYLQGCERLFENFSGLKVFLPQQESEKTLFLMDNLYLTCFFKYPI; this is translated from the exons ATGGATGACTTACTAGATCTTGATGATTCTTATTATGTTTACACGGTTATAGAAGACCTTGATGAGTTCAGAACCGCTGATGTTATCAAGTCAATGCATTTTCCACTGTTACTTGAAATGTTGGTAAGAAAAAATTCAGGCCAAGTTCACTCCCTTTCTTGTGGTGGTTTGCTCAATGCCCAAATATTATCTCTAGTTGCTGACCA TGCCCAATCACTTCGGACATTGAAGATGCCAGGGACTAATTTAAGCAAAGATTCAACAATATTTGAAACTGTATTAGCTGTGAGACTCTCCTCATTCTTAGTTCATTTGGATATAAGTAAGTGCTATGGAATAGGAGCCTCAGCTATTAGGGCAATTGGCTATAACTGTAAGAATCTAGCCAGATTAGATATGAACTTTATTATGACTAATAATGGCACTAGTGATGAAGAGGCTTTTGCTGTAGCATCTACAATGCCAAAGCTAAAGCAtcttgaaatttcccatttgaccATTTTTAATGAAGGTGTGCTCAACATCCTCAACAGCTGCACTCAACTTCAATATCTTGACATTTCTGGTTGTAGCTATCTGCAAGGTTGTGAAAGACTGTTTGAGAATTTCTCTGGTTTGAAGGTTTTTTTACCTCAACAAGAATCGGAAAAAACTTTGTTTTTAATGGATAATCTGTATTTGACTTGTTTCTTTAAATATCCAATTtga